In one Polaribacter sp. ALD11 genomic region, the following are encoded:
- a CDS encoding DUF11 domain-containing protein, whose product MIKKYSLLFFGLVRHFKFFFKELKIVLYICLTFLCFFSGIQSTLAQATFTGNATAADLVGALQSEGVTITNAVITVGGLGQRGVFSNGKVGAGLQVDDGIALTTSSITNAFSTNSEPRNSDFFSGSYVDKDLRQLSTISTNDVVVFEFDFVAKPNFKGVLLEYQFASEEYPDYVGSTFNDLFGFFVSDPNMLDPNVPDGDLNNNGTYDLGEEPALNLAVVPGTTNFVSINNINVGSPGSSGNTSLGDYTKGNFYINNGHAADDGDSATQIPVNQNTGPKPLHIEFNGATTKLATQLDLIIGITYHMKIVIADLGDSGYDSGVFISGIAGLPEIETRDDQGSVTENVGGVAVQNVLINDDYAGTANPPIANVALFQISTTNSGVTLDVNTGAVNVAPGTPVGNYQIEYRVCKPAPDNCSNSFVYVAVLSDNDNDGVPDVTDVDDDNDGVLDTDECPAPVVYNDSFEVPDLDALGPSGLGDVSRPDSDADGEADIFLSQTSIEGWNRTDNINSFDIAYDVYNSSKGLQSIDLYGTPGATGIQKTFSGFKEGVAVDFSVDYSSVAELFEATVSVDYGDGPVLLTTLKPSTTVTAASPGVVGARISTVVWASYTASLLPTASGTIKIIIQSSSFGSGQTGVLIDNVVLSQTTCTDKDGDLIPDSFDTDSDNDGCPDAIEGAGSLALDKLTTLAGGSTGGSSKNLGVNSDANGSPIVDGQGASGYTQNQTTAVIDASINTGCTTDLTITKTVSKPVLKIGQTVVFTLTLKNEGLQAATNVKVRDLLPVGLTYDLGGTVVPANTTYTPGTGIWDLSALTIAKNQTIELKIGATVNTVGEIITNSTEIFTVTETDIDSNPDNSN is encoded by the coding sequence ATGATAAAAAAATACTCTTTACTATTTTTCGGTCTTGTAAGGCATTTTAAGTTCTTTTTCAAAGAACTTAAAATAGTATTATACATCTGTTTAACTTTTTTATGTTTTTTCTCGGGTATTCAATCTACGCTAGCCCAAGCTACTTTTACTGGTAATGCTACTGCTGCAGACTTGGTCGGTGCGCTTCAGTCAGAAGGGGTAACAATTACAAATGCTGTTATTACGGTAGGTGGTTTAGGGCAGAGAGGTGTGTTTTCTAATGGTAAAGTGGGTGCTGGGCTTCAGGTAGATGACGGTATTGCTTTAACTACTTCTTCAATTACAAATGCTTTTTCTACTAATAGTGAACCTCGTAACTCAGATTTTTTTTCAGGTAGTTATGTTGACAAGGATTTAAGGCAATTAAGTACTATATCAACAAATGACGTTGTTGTTTTTGAATTTGATTTTGTTGCAAAGCCAAATTTTAAAGGAGTTTTGTTAGAATATCAATTTGCATCAGAAGAATATCCAGATTATGTTGGAAGTACCTTTAATGATTTATTTGGTTTTTTTGTGTCAGATCCTAATATGTTAGATCCTAACGTGCCCGATGGAGATTTAAATAACAATGGTACCTATGATTTGGGTGAAGAGCCAGCGCTAAATTTAGCAGTTGTACCAGGTACAACAAATTTTGTTTCAATAAATAATATTAATGTTGGTTCACCTGGCTCATCTGGTAACACTTCTTTAGGTGATTATACAAAAGGTAATTTTTATATTAATAATGGGCATGCTGCGGATGATGGTGATTCAGCAACACAAATTCCAGTAAATCAAAATACTGGTCCAAAACCACTACATATAGAGTTTAATGGAGCGACAACAAAATTAGCGACACAATTAGATTTAATTATTGGCATAACCTATCATATGAAAATAGTAATAGCAGATTTGGGAGACAGTGGTTATGATTCGGGTGTTTTTATTTCGGGTATAGCAGGTCTCCCAGAGATAGAAACTAGAGATGATCAAGGGTCTGTTACGGAAAATGTAGGGGGTGTTGCTGTGCAAAATGTTTTAATTAATGATGATTATGCAGGTACCGCTAATCCACCAATAGCAAACGTAGCATTATTTCAAATTAGTACAACAAACTCAGGTGTAACTTTAGATGTGAATACAGGAGCTGTAAATGTAGCGCCAGGAACACCTGTTGGAAACTATCAAATAGAATACCGTGTTTGTAAGCCTGCGCCAGATAACTGTAGTAACTCTTTTGTTTATGTTGCAGTTTTGTCTGATAATGATAATGATGGCGTGCCAGATGTTACCGATGTAGACGATGACAATGATGGTGTCTTAGATACAGATGAATGTCCTGCTCCGGTGGTTTATAACGATTCCTTTGAGGTGCCGGATTTAGATGCGTTGGGCCCTAGTGGTTTAGGAGATGTAAGCAGACCTGATAGTGATGCAGACGGAGAAGCAGACATATTTTTGTCTCAAACGAGTATTGAAGGATGGAATCGAACAGATAATATAAATTCTTTTGATATTGCTTATGATGTATATAACTCTTCTAAAGGGTTGCAGAGTATCGATTTATATGGTACGCCTGGTGCAACAGGTATTCAAAAAACATTTTCAGGTTTTAAAGAAGGTGTTGCAGTAGATTTTTCTGTAGACTATAGTTCTGTAGCAGAATTGTTTGAAGCTACTGTTTCTGTAGATTATGGTGATGGTCCGGTTTTACTTACAACATTAAAACCAAGTACTACGGTAACTGCAGCCAGCCCTGGTGTAGTTGGTGCAAGAATATCAACTGTAGTATGGGCTAGTTACACAGCAAGTTTATTACCTACAGCAAGTGGTACCATAAAAATTATTATTCAATCTTCTAGTTTCGGTTCAGGACAGACAGGTGTTTTAATTGATAATGTTGTTTTATCTCAAACGACTTGTACAGATAAAGATGGAGATCTTATACCAGATAGTTTCGATACAGATTCAGATAATGATGGTTGCCCAGATGCAATTGAAGGGGCAGGAAGTTTGGCGTTAGATAAATTAACAACGCTTGCTGGTGGTAGCACTGGTGGTAGTTCTAAGAATTTAGGAGTCAACTCAGATGCAAACGGTAGCCCAATAGTAGATGGTCAAGGTGCATCTGGTTATACGCAGAACCAAACAACAGCAGTTATAGATGCAAGTATAAATACAGGCTGTACTACAGATTTAACAATTACAAAAACAGTGAGTAAGCCTGTTTTGAAAATAGGGCAAACAGTTGTGTTTACTTTGACCTTAAAAAATGAAGGTTTACAAGCAGCAACAAATGTTAAGGTAAGAGATTTGCTTCCAGTAGGTTTAACTTATGACTTAGGGGGTACAGTAGTGCCTGCAAATACAACGTATACACCGGGAACAGGTATTTGGGATTTAAGTGCTTTAACAATTGCTAAAAACCAAACAATAGAATTAAAAATTGGAGCCACAGTAAATACTGTTGGTGAAATTATTACAAATAGTACAGAAATATTTACTGTAACAGAAACAGATATAGACTCTAATCCTGATAATTCAAACTAA
- a CDS encoding DUF11 domain-containing protein, protein MVLYICLAFLCFFSGIESTQAQATFTANATALNLKNALQADGVTITNPIITKGEPGQLGVFSNGKLGASLEVENGVAFTTSSITNAFSTNDRSPNSDSFSVNYFDMDLNRLNTDQTLDVVVFEFDFVAEPNYTGVLLEYQFASDEYPDFVGSIYNDLFGFFVSDPNSLDPNVPDGDLNNNGTYDAGEEPALNLATVPGTTNFVSINNINIGSPGANSSNPPLGDFTQGAFYINNGHEDDDGDSLTRIPANQNTGPKPLHIEFNGATKKLPTQLNLIKGITYHMKIVIADLGDSSYDSGVFISGIAGVPDMVSNDDLGSVTENIGGVAVQNVLINDLRAGNINPSISEVELVQISSSNSGVSLDVNTGAVNVAPGTPLGVYQLEYSLCDPSPDNCSNSFVYITVLSDNDNDGIADIDDLDDDNDGILDLSETCNGFLAQNSSGVWLGTTSSNLTVSLSNSTPNGNPFTTNDGQINYNFDRNGAERKVASSQNIVYTYTFSTPVPANELAFNIGDVDPADFAGQDNTTGYVLTINGAAASFDFTRVKETGATTLKYDIASAKISLNGTTNSNQRIWLKGVSDVLVTTFEITGTNLAGDFISYSLFARSKCDTDNDGLPNSLDTDSDNDGCPDAIEAAGDLTLDKLTILNGGSMGGSSKNLGVNSDANGSPIVSGQGASGYIQNQTTAVTDANQNTACSIDLTITKTVSKPVLKIGQTVVFTLTLKNEGLQPATNVRVKDKLPIGLTYNGGGTVAPTNTTYTPGTGIWDLSTLTIAKNQTIELKIGATVNTLGTIITNNAEISTATEIDIDSTPNSNN, encoded by the coding sequence ATGGTATTATACATTTGTTTAGCCTTTTTGTGTTTTTTCTCTGGTATTGAGTCTACACAAGCTCAAGCTACCTTTACTGCTAATGCTACTGCGTTAAATCTAAAAAATGCACTTCAGGCTGATGGGGTAACAATAACAAACCCTATTATAACTAAAGGAGAACCAGGTCAGCTAGGTGTTTTTTCTAATGGTAAATTAGGGGCTTCTCTTGAGGTTGAAAATGGTGTTGCTTTTACTACTTCTTCAATTACAAACGCTTTTTCAACGAATGACAGATCTCCAAACTCAGATTCTTTTTCAGTTAATTATTTTGACATGGATTTAAATCGATTGAATACAGATCAAACGCTTGATGTTGTTGTTTTTGAATTCGATTTTGTAGCAGAGCCAAATTACACAGGAGTTTTATTAGAATATCAATTTGCTTCAGATGAGTATCCAGATTTTGTGGGTAGTATTTATAATGATTTATTTGGTTTTTTTGTGTCAGATCCTAATAGTTTAGACCCTAATGTGCCCGATGGAGATTTAAATAACAATGGCACCTATGATGCAGGTGAAGAGCCAGCGCTAAATTTGGCAACTGTTCCTGGTACAACAAATTTTGTTTCAATAAATAATATTAATATTGGTTCTCCAGGGGCCAACTCTAGTAACCCTCCACTTGGCGATTTTACTCAAGGTGCTTTTTATATTAATAATGGCCATGAAGATGATGATGGAGATTCATTAACAAGAATTCCAGCAAATCAAAATACTGGCCCAAAGCCACTGCATATAGAGTTTAATGGAGCAACAAAAAAATTACCTACGCAGTTAAACCTAATAAAAGGCATAACGTATCATATGAAAATAGTAATAGCAGATTTAGGAGACTCCTCATATGATTCTGGTGTCTTTATTTCGGGTATAGCAGGGGTTCCCGACATGGTTTCTAATGATGATTTAGGCTCTGTTACAGAAAATATTGGTGGTGTTGCTGTGCAAAATGTTTTAATAAATGATTTGCGTGCTGGTAATATTAATCCATCAATTTCAGAGGTAGAGTTGGTTCAGATTAGTTCTTCTAACTCAGGCGTAAGTTTAGACGTGAATACGGGGGCGGTAAACGTAGCACCAGGAACTCCTTTAGGGGTTTATCAACTAGAGTATAGTCTTTGTGATCCTTCACCAGATAACTGTAGTAATTCTTTTGTTTATATTACAGTTTTGTCTGACAATGATAATGATGGAATAGCCGATATTGATGATTTGGATGATGATAATGATGGTATTTTAGATTTAAGTGAAACATGTAACGGTTTTTTGGCTCAAAATTCAAGTGGAGTATGGCTAGGAACTACAAGCTCAAATTTGACAGTTAGTCTATCTAACTCGACACCTAACGGAAACCCTTTTACAACTAACGACGGGCAAATAAATTATAATTTTGATAGAAATGGCGCCGAACGAAAAGTAGCTAGCTCACAAAATATTGTGTACACATATACCTTTTCTACTCCAGTACCAGCAAATGAATTGGCCTTTAATATTGGAGATGTAGATCCTGCAGATTTTGCAGGTCAAGATAATACAACGGGGTATGTGCTTACTATAAATGGAGCTGCTGCTAGTTTCGATTTTACACGTGTTAAAGAAACAGGTGCAACAACTTTAAAATATGACATTGCTTCAGCAAAGATTTCTTTAAACGGAACAACCAATAGTAATCAAAGAATATGGTTAAAGGGAGTTTCAGATGTACTTGTAACAACTTTTGAAATAACAGGAACGAACCTTGCGGGAGATTTTATTTCTTATTCTTTATTTGCTAGAAGTAAATGTGACACAGATAATGATGGTCTCCCAAACTCTTTAGACACCGACAGCGATAATGATGGTTGCCCCGATGCAATAGAAGCAGCAGGAGACTTAACTTTAGATAAATTAACAATACTTAATGGAGGTAGTATGGGAGGAAGTTCTAAAAACTTAGGAGTCAATTCAGATGCAAACGGTAGCCCAATAGTAAGTGGTCAAGGGGCATCAGGTTATATACAAAATCAAACGACAGCAGTTACAGATGCTAATCAAAATACGGCTTGTAGTATCGATTTAACAATTACAAAAACAGTGAGTAAGCCTGTTTTAAAAATAGGGCAAACAGTAGTATTTACTTTAACCTTAAAAAATGAAGGTTTACAACCTGCAACAAATGTTCGTGTGAAAGATAAACTTCCAATAGGTTTAACTTATAATGGAGGGGGAACAGTAGCACCTACAAATACAACGTATACACCAGGAACTGGTATCTGGGATTTGAGCACTTTAACAATTGCAAAAAATCAAACAATAGAATTAAAAATTGGAGCAACAGTAAACACTCTTGGTACAATTATTACGAATAATGCAGAAATTTCTACTGCAACAGAAATAGATATTGACTCTACACCTAATAGCAATAATTAA